One Miscanthus floridulus cultivar M001 chromosome 11, ASM1932011v1, whole genome shotgun sequence DNA window includes the following coding sequences:
- the LOC136493423 gene encoding subtilisin-like protease 1, producing MDNPIHKRCTLPSLGPHAAAAVLLLLLSPAAVTPVASHNDHGEHKNYLVIVRSKYEYDKNLHKNVSSWHASLLSSVCDTAKEALEADPSAMTRLIYSYRSVVNGFAARMTPEELEKMSKMEWFDRALPEQTFHLLTTRTPQMLGLMGGSRGGGLWNTSNMGEGVIIGILDDGIYAGHPSFDGAGMQPPPAKWKGRCDFNKTVCNKKLIGARSYFESAKWKWKGLRDPVLPISEGQHGTHTSSTAAGAFVPNASVFGNGLGTATGMAPRAHIAFYQVCYQDKGCDRDDILAAVDDAIEDGVDILSLSLGHEDAIDFSDDPVSLGGYTAILNGVFICAAAGNTGPAPATLVNEAPWLLTVGASTTDRRFLASVKLGDNVELDGESLNDPNTTMGGLLPLVRDMSDGQCLNGNVLKAENVTGKIIICEAGGDVSTAKARMLKSIGAAGMIMVTPEVFGPVIIPRPHAIPTVQVPNAAGQKIKAYLKKTRDATATFVFKGAAFNTPKSPMVAPFSSRGPNRRSRGILKPDLIGPGVNILAGVPSIEDVDQLRNAPVPRFDIKSGTSMAAPHLSGIAALIKHAHPNWSPAVIKSALMTTAEPTDNLRKPILDVNGRTATLLALGAGHVNPKRAMDPGLVYNMTAKGYVPYLCGLNYTDDKVNTIIYPEPPVSCANLSRLEQDDLNYPSISVILDQPPFTATANRSVTNVGAASSTYVVEVNVPASVTVEVNPTKLTFKALEEVLNYSVTIKSANGQALTGPVEGEMKWVSGKYVVRSPIHVTTGALPPAPATRKP from the coding sequence ATGGACAATCCGATCCACAAAAGGTGCACGCTACCGAGTCTCGGTCCCCACGCTGCCGCGgccgtgctcctcctcctcctatctcCGGCGGCGGTCACCCCGGTCGCGAGCCACAATGACCACGGCGAGCACAAAAACTACCTCGTCATCGTGCGCAGCAAGTACGAGTACGATAAGAATCTGCACAAGAACGTGTCAAGCTGGCACGCGTCGCTCCTGTCGTCGGTGTGCGACACTGCCAAGGAGGCCCTGGAAGCGGACCCGTCCGCCATGACCCGGCTCATCTACTCCTACCGCAGCGTCGTCAACGGCTTCGCCGCCCGCATGACGCCGGAGGAGCTGGAGAAGATGTCCAAGATGGAGTGGTTCGACCGAGCCCTCCCCGAGCAGACGTTCCACCTCCTGACCACGCGCACGCCGCAGATGCTCGGGCTCATGGGCGGCAGCCGGGGCGGCGGCCTGTGGAACACAAGCAACATGGGCGAGGGCGTCATCATCGGGATCCTCGACGACGGCATCTACGCCGGGCACCCGTCGTTCGACGGGGCCGGGATGCAGCCGCCGCCGGCCAAGTGGAAGGGCCGGTGCGACTTCAACAAGACGGTGTGCAACAAGAAGCTCATCGGCGCGCGCTCCTACTTCGAGTCGGCCAAGTGGAAGTGGAAGGGCCTCCGCGACCCGGTGCTCCCGATCAGCGAGGGGCAGCACGGCACGCACACCTCCAGCACGGCGGCCGGCGCGTTCGTGcccaacgccagcgtcttcggCAACGGGCTCGGCACGGCGACCGGCATGGCCCCACGCGCGCACATCGCCTTCTACCAGGTGTGCTACCAGGATAAGGGCTGCGATCGGGACGACATACTGGCTGCGGTGGACGACGCCATCGAGGACGGCGTCGACATCCTGTCGCTGTCGCTTGGCCACGAGGATGCCATCGACTTCTCGGACGATCCCGTCTCGCTCGGCGGGTACACGGCGATCCTGAACGGCGTGTTCATCTGCGCAGCGGCGGGCAACACCGGCCCGGCCCCCGCGACCCTCGTCAACGAGGCGCCGTGGCTGCTCACCGTGGGCGCCAGCACCACCGACAGGAGATTCTTGGCCTCCGTAAAGCTTGGGGATAACGTGGAGCTTGACGGTGAGTCACTCAACGACCCCAACACCACCATGGGCGGCCTGCTCCCGTTGGTGCGCGACATGTCCGATGGCCAGTGCCTCAACGGGAACGTGTTGAAGGCAGAAAACGTCACCGGAAAGATCATCATCTGCGAAGCCGGCGGTGATGTCAGCACCGCGAAGGCCAGGATGCTAAAGAGCATCGGCGCGGCCGGAATGATCATGGTCACCCCGGAGGTGTTCGGTCCGGTAATCATCCCGAGGCCGCACGCCATCCCGACGGTGCAAGTCCCTAACGCGGCGGGGCAGAAGATCAAGGCTTACCTCAAGAAAACGCGGGACGCGACGGCGACGTTCGTCTTCAAAGGAGCAGCGTTCAACACCCCAAAGTCGCCGATGGTCGCGCCCTTCTCTTCGCGGGGCCCGAACAGGAGGAGCCGTGGGATTCTGAAACCCGACCTCATCGGTCCCGGGGTGAACATCCTGGCCGGCGTCCCCTCGATCGAGGACGTGGACCAGCTGCGCAACGCGCCGGTGCCCAGGTTCGACATCAAGTCCGGCACGTCCATGGCCGCGCCGCACCTCAGTGGCATCGCCGCGCTGATCAAGCACGCGCACCCGAATTGGTCGCCCGCGGTCATCAAGTCGGCGCTGATGACGACGGCGGAGCCTACCGACAACCTCCGGAAGCCGATCTTGGACGTCAACGGCAGGACGGCGACCTTGCTCGCCCTCGGCGCCGGCCACGTGAACCCGAAGAGGGCCATGGACCCTGGCCTCGTGTACAACATGACGGCCAAGGGCTACGTGCCGTACCTGTGCGGGCTCAACTACACGGACGACAAGGTGAACACGATCATCTACCCGGAGCCGCCGGTGTCGTGCGCCAACCTGTCAAGGCTCGAGCAGGACGACCTCAACTACCCGTCCATCTCCGTCATCCTCGACCAGCCGCCCTTCACCGCGACGGCCAACCGCTCCGTCACGAACGTCGGCGCCGCCAGCTCGACGTACGTCGTGGAAGTGAACGTGCCGGCGTCGGTGACAGTGGAGGTGAACCCGACGAAGCTGACTTTCAAGGCGCTGGAAGAGGTCTTGAACTACTCGGTCACAATCAAGTCGGCCAACGGCCAGGCGCTTACCGGCCCTGTCGAGGGGGAGATGAAGTGGGTCTCCGGCAAGTACGTCGTGCGCAGCCCGATCCACGTCACTACCGGAGCCCTCCCGCCCGCGCCGGCGACACGCAAACCCTAA